Part of the Carassius auratus strain Wakin chromosome 8, ASM336829v1, whole genome shotgun sequence genome is shown below.
acaaatatgtataattttttccTGTTTTGTGGTTAATTGAACAGAAGCCATGGTGCGCAGTGATCTGCTAGCTCTAGCGTTCTCCAAGTTTTCATACTTTATTCTTTTTGTCTAAACCCTTCATGGTTGAATCAGCAGATAGACAACAGTAGTGAATCTCTGATACCTCTTGTAACCATGTCTGTTCAGGAGGACTGAGGAAAAGAGGGTATGTGGGCACCATCATTGAGTCTTTGATTTTTATCTTGTCTTGTTTTACAGACATACACCAGATTTGAAATGGAttacatttttgataaaataaaatatttaaaaaaaggagtCAAATCACGCTTGTAAATTTTTCCCCTTACAGCCTCAATGGACTTGAACTGTTCAGTTGGTTTCGTTCAAATAAACCTATGTTTGGGATTCATCCAGTGGAATAAAGGTTTAAATTGTTTGCTTTAAACTCAATGGAAGCTATGTTTTTACCCTAGGGTCAGGTCAAGAACAAAGCCAGGCATTTACCCATAGAAATATCTTTATTAAATGGCCTCAAGTGTGGTTTGGCTAATCGTCAACTTCTAAAAGATTTTGGTGTCATAAGCAGCGTGGACGCAAAGTGTTCCTGCAGAAGTCTGTCGATTATGAGCGCCACAAATGTCTGGTCTGAACCTTCAAACTCTTCTCGGGTCACCGTCCTGGGCCAATCACTGGGCTGGAACGCCCAACCTAAATCGAAGGCAAGAATTGTTATACAAAAACTGACATTTTgggttaaaggaatggttcacatTAAAAGGAAAAAATGGTCTCAAGCCGACCAAGATTTAGAagttcttcatcagatttggagttATGTAGctttgcatcagtgtctcatcaaagGATGTACcacagcgaatgggtgccgtcagaatgaaagtccaaacagctgataaaaacatcacagtaatccacaccactcctgtttatcagttaacatctggagaagacaagagctgtgtgtttctaagaaacaaatctatcattaaaatgtttggtttttttaaaacttgaaataGTCACTTCGgtctaaaatacaagtcctttatttataatattgctttctccaatgaACAAGTCAtctgaatctggagagaaatCTGCAAAGATCAGGCATCgttaacatgcaaaaaaaatcagttttattaatggactagtgtggattattgtgatgtttttatcagcggtttggactctcattctgacggcacccattcactgcggagcatccattgatgagactgatctgaagaaacaaacttatctaaaCAACCAGTTCTTTATTTACCCTTACAATACCCCACCAAAACATTTTCATTGACTTAAAGCAAATCTCATAGGTGACTTATTTTGATCTCAGAAAATTTAAATGAGAAGTTatatgcataaaagaaaaaacctATCAAATTCTTTCTTTTGACCTAGAATGAACTCATCACCTCCATGTCGCAATTGCAATGCTCTACTGTTCTTGGAGCTTTGttttacttgtacttttaaaTGCTCGCTTATGCTATGTATATACAGTCAATGTCTACAatattttcaatgcatttcaTTTAAGTGAATACCGAGCTCTTCAAACACCGACCTAGGTGTGTTTTGCAGCGCGGGCAGGTGGCGACGGTCCACGCGTGACCCGGATACCAGCTGAAGTGAGAGTCTGCGGGCCAGTGCTTCAGCACATCCGCGCGCGCAAAGGTCACGACTTCGAACTGGAAGCCCTGCGGATTCTCGAAGAGCTGAACGGAGACGCGCTTCCCTCCGAGCACCGTGTGGTTCCGGTGCGACAGCGCCAGGCGGCTGGGGACGAACCTCAGGTCCGCGTCCTCCGCCACCTCATGTCCGCAGGAACGGCACAGCAGCAGCCCAGAACAGCCCAGAGCGAACCGAACCCAGCCGCACCACAGCGCCACGACACACAGCGCCGCGGGAAACTTCTTCAGAAGCATCCtgagagacaacaacaacaacaacacttccGCCACTGACTGATGAAGCTGCGTGTAACGAGCGCAACATAAAACAACAAGTGCTCCTAGTTTAAAACTCGCTCATATAGAATGGAATTataaaacagttgtttaaaatCGAACTACATTTCTAAGCGCCTACAGCTGAAACAACACAAAGCGCCGTCACTGCGCAAGCACTAAATGACAGCGCCCCCCAAAGGCGGGAAGTATTCGTTTATTAAATACGTATGTgaacacaaaaccaaaaaaaaaaaaaaaaaaaaaaaacattttatttccctcaaaaattaagttttgttatttttactgtAGGAAGTTTACTAAACATCTTCATGgaccatgatctttacttaatatcctaatggtttttggcataaaagaaaaatcaataattttgacccatacaatgtatttttgtctattgctatCAATATACCctagagacttaagactgcttttgtgctcaaGGCAGGACACAtgtgagattttttattttgtttaattttagatgaatgcaatattttagtatcaatgagatactattagttttttgttaatattttgaatttaatattttatgggttcatgttaatttcagttaacattttagtaatagtctttttatatttgtaatttttattagtttttgttttttaaatatgtgaatatttttatttcagttttagtttagttcatccagttaaaataaatgaaaattataaatgctGCGATGGAAACTtgctaaaaaaaagtatattagaTAATATACCCAATCATATTCTGAAGTACTGGATAAAATATTGAACTTATTTTTAAAAGGTAGTCACAATTAAGTGAACATTAGGTTCATTTGTAATCATTTCTTTGGTCTGGATGCTTTTAATGatgttgtcatttttgtcatgaagtgtgcctgaataatttgtattctgaattatatttaattttgtaataagCTGAGCTGAAATGCATCTGATGAATTCTGTGATGTGCTTTATCAttaaaaatagctaaatatttgttataattaattAAGTCTGCTAATCCCTTTTCTAAAATATTCCTtggataataaaatataataccagGTTTGTAATACATTCCTCTTTTATCCCACGGTTCTCATGTGGAAACAAAAGGAAAGCAACTTTCTTGTTCAtcagatttaaaaacaataaaaatacacttgGTGTACTCAATTTAATCCTCAAGTcatataaaatcataaatatctgcatcaacatacagtacatttaatcTTAATGTACGCACATGAGATCACACTCCATCATCATATTGAAAATAAGGCTTATATTTGGGGTAAACTAATTCCCGTTAACAATCATTTGTCTAAAATGTGAATCATTTTCATATATTCGAGATCGGATGGATAGATTAAGACACCAAcatgtattaaaaacaaattaaaggaGTTCTTACATGCTTAAATGAAGATGGCATGATGCTCTATTAAATAAAACCTATATATGAGAAAAAATACATCAACAATCATGCGTCCTTTAAACAGTGTTGGCTTTTTCTACTTCATCTCAGTCTAGGATTGACACATTTGTCAGGTGTATTTCCACCAATCAGGAGCTGAAGAAGGCGGAGCCAAGCTCGCTCTTGGGAACAGGAATCTGCTTCGTTCTTAAAGACGTCTAGATAAGAGAGAATACAGATGCAGTGACTGTTAGCAATTACAAATCTAATGCTACAAACCAGACACTTACCTCGAGAAACTGTTTAAGTCTGGTGACAGAGCCCATCTGACCGGTGCTTGTGACCGCTTCGATCCTGAGCAAACAAGGTTTAGTTTAATCAATAAGGGctgttttgaatttattttggtGATTTAATCACTGAAGGAAATTTATGTTTCGCCTGATAATGAAAGAATAGTTGACCCAGAAATTACCTTTTGatgaaaatgagtttgtttcttcatcagatttcgagaaatgcaacattgcatcagtgtctcaacaatggatgctctgcagtgaatgggtgccgtcagaatgagagtccaaacagctgataaaaccatcacaaataatccacatcactattgtgatgtttttatcagctgtttagactctcattttgacggcacccattcacagcaaagcaagtgatgcaatggtacatttctacaaatctaaggaagaaacaaactcatctcagATGGCATGAAaatgaggacattttcagcaaaaagTCATTTCttggtcaactattcctttaaaacagcAAGAATTAAACAGAAAGACAAAAGGAAGATTTGGAAGCTAATCATGTTGCTTTTCAAAGgcaataaatacaatacatttacaaTCAattcagtaaatgtcttttaaagtACCTAGGGAAGTATTCTTCATAAATAAGCAATATCAGTTTCCAGAACTGCCCTCGATATAGTTTCATCAAGGCATTTCCACAGACCTAAAGAGATAAGAGACATGCcacaaaaataaagcaaatactgAATGTGTGGAATAACCAAAAACCAATCATTTGCAAAAGGAAGATGAGATGATTGTACCTCCAGGAAGTCGAAGAGGATGGTGGCTGTGATGTCAGCGAGTGGCTCCATGTTGAGGATTTGTGCGAGCCAGCGCCAGCCGTGATTCAAACCGTGAGGATGAGGCTGATGAAGAGACACGCTTGTGTTAGAGATTCAGCGTCTTACATGTGCCTCACACATCAGGAACGAAGCTCTGTGTTAATGCATATTGTGGGACAGGAATATCACACACCCCTTGTTTGCCGGTATAAGGCCATCTCATCTGGATTATTGCTGCATAGAGACGAATCATTCCTGACATTCTCTTCAGAAAGCTGTCCTGCCCTTCCACTTTGGAGTCATCCACACGGTATCCCAGAATCCTGATGGGAAAGACACACTCATCATGCTCTGAACAGGTGAAATGCCGAAGGATTGGCTGCTGAAAGAGCTGCTCTTGTATTGTATGTGGTGCATGTATGGCATCAActtgttaataatttatttgattcacGTTGCAGGCTTTtgatttataacatttaacagaatgcatattaatatgctgatctttttaaaccaaaaacaactAATTTAGTAAGAATTTGCATACTTTTAATGTTAACTTTAAATGTTTGAGAGTTTAAGGTCGTTACAGTAAAACTGTAGCTACTGCACCGTAAACACAGTAAACATGTTTTCCTTtgacatttaatgtaaatgttggaTATGTTCAAGGCATTAAATAAATCTCTCTTGGAAATAAAGAGTGTAATCTGTTTTTCCTATATACATTATAACAGTAATAATACCAAGTGTTGATCTTGAATCGCCATTTATACATAAAGGAAACTGATATTTAAATTGCATTCAAAAGTGAGTTAGGAATTTAAAGGGTCTGTATGAATGCATGCATGtagattaaattaaaactaaaaaaactttacatttagttttaaacTTTACTTACTTTACATTTAGTTTACCCTGAAACtctaaaataaagtaaaccaatgcattaaaatgtattaaataaatgaattggaaaataatatttaaatacaacaaaattgttaaaaatataaaataaaaatgtataaaatattatcaaTGATACTTAAATAACAATTAGATTTTCCTGTGTGCATAGACTTATGACTCTAAAACCAGTGCGGATAAGAAtgtaaaaacactttatttgattataaaatgcTTCTGGCCAAGTGACTGCTGGGTGAAGCGACACACTCACTTCTGGTAATCCTCCACAGACGTGCCTCGCTCCATCGGTGGATAGTGTGGCACAGCGTATGGGCATTTCTTGTGGAGGTGGGCGAGTATAAGCTCTCCAATTTTAGGATGCAGTTCCCAGATGCCTGAGGCCACAGCGGCGATGGGGAACGCAGCCGAATGATTGGACGCAACCTCCTCTTCTCCTTGTTTCTGTGAATGAGTTATTAACGCGGTCATCGGCTGAAAAATTCACTTCTatatgttgtttgaacataaatgtgtgttgggaGTATATCACCctgtaataatgataaaaatccaccaagtgttttttttttttttaaatccccaaAATAATAAGCCAGTTACACAGACCCAGGCTCCTCCCACAATTGTTGACTGACACTGGTGTTTGATCACAGctccgccctgagtgagctgatATCAGTCTGCCATTGTTTAGAGGCAGGAGCAGATTTAATAATGAACATagacatctgagccgctgaagacgcagtggataagctgtttctgaagggaatgcgCCCCCGATGTACCTAAATGCATTTAAGTTCATGTGAATCATTCCTGATCCAGTTTCACCAACAGAAAAAGTGAGTATACAgggtttttaataaatctttGCAAAGCAAAGCCTTTTTTAATAATGTGCTACTTAGCAAGATCAGCATCTAAAGTAAACGGTCTGCACGGAAGGGGCGGGGTTAgtagagctcattagcatttaaagagacatgcaccgaaACGGGTCACTGTGAAAAGAGCTGATTTATTTTGACGGGGTAATAACAGTGTCGCTTTACACTGCCATTGAGTAATCTTAACCAATGGACtgccctaaagaatcatatcaacttgtggaatcACTTTAACATCAACTTTATTTGCCTCCAAACATCTCCTTGTTTCTTTATGTAAATATCTGCCTTACCACAAACTTTTCTGCCAGTTTATAACTGACAAACTCCAGCCCCTGAGGATGCTGGGACGTAGAGACGGTCTTTCCAGCGGACGTCACCGGACGGCTGGACAACAGTTTATCAATCTTCTCAAAGGCCTCCTTCAGCGGCGCACCTACAAACATGAGGTCAACTTTATGTTAGTGGTGCACTGAAAATATTATCTTAATCaatcttcattttaatgaactgACATTGATTCTTATATAAATATCAGTGTCTTTTTCAGTTGatgtgtaaataaaatgtcaCTAAACTTATTTGTAACAAACGTATGCTTctgatatgaaacaaagtctgaATTTTCAATTGAATGCCATTTTggcatattttaatataacttgtGAGATCCAAAGCTTGATAATTAGCCAAAATAACTCAATAATGgagcattttattaaatatgtggAATCAATTTTTTAATCACTGTTAGTTATGTCTTCATTATTTGATGTATGTTATGAAAACAAGTTTTTATTACAGacactgtttaaatgtttagatTACACTTATGAATTAGAATAGAaacatcaatttattattattatagattctaaatgtttgtataaaacatataaacatgTGAAACAGTCATTAAATTAagttcattaaattattattataaaatgtttaaataaaaatatttttgttacttgaaataaaatgaactttttttctaatttttgatTGATTAActtgaaatatcaaaataacaaactaaaattaataaaaaaaataaaaatgatatgtaatgtttctacatgtgtatatatatatgtgcacacATATGTAACAGTACAGACATGACAacataattattaaaactaaactaactaaaactaatgaaatattaggaaatataaaaataaaatcgaaatattaataaaaactaaaatagtatatCAATAATTATACTGAAATtacacaaagaaaaatatttttttagttttttaaagagAATGTTAATTTCACTTTCTGTGTTTCTGTCAGAAATCATTTGAGTTCATCATAACTTCATGCTGCTCTTCCTCACGTTCGTCTCACCTGAGATGTTTGCGATCTGGCTCACAGGTGTGGTTGCTGCCTTCTGCAGCTCCATTTTTAATTTCTTCGTCTGCAACATAAGTGCAATGTAATTACAGACTACCCCACCATACGGTCTCCAGATACATGCTCCACAGAGCTGCCAGGCGTCTAACCTGCGTGTCTTTAGCTCTGCTGATCTCATCAAACGCCTGAGCGCACTGATTGGCCGCTTCCTGCAGCACGCTGTACCACTTCAGAGTGCTCTCATCTGCTCCCGTCTGAAGACCTGCAGATGACAGATTTCATTAGTGATATTTACATCACACACTGCTTCTTTGGAGCTTGGTGCATGTTTTTTTGCTTCCTCACCCTCTCTCTTGGGTTTCTCTTTGGCGGACAGCGCTGCAGTTTTCTTTTGCTCCTCTTGCTGTGCTTTCAGCTCCTCAtgtctcttcttcttctcctcctcttcctcctgctccctcctcttcctctcggCAGCCTGTGCCACCTCGCCCTGCAGGTTTCTGACTAGTGACCTCATTTCCTGTAGCGCTCGCTCCGCCACGGTCAAATCCTCCACGCTGGGAAACTGACCCTGcacaaatacatttatgaattttGCATTTATGCAAGTCACTTATGTTGCATttaagaaaattcagctttgatcacaggaatgaTTTAGAGGTGGATGTGGACTCACATCTGCAGATGATGGCACCACCTCGGAGACCTGCGAGCAGAGCTGGTTCCCGCGGGTGATGTAGGGGGTGTGGTCAAGGGCGGGGTCTGTATGTGTAGAGGGGCGTGGCTGTAGGAGCTGGTTGAGCTGTAGCACCTCCTCCTGTATGGCGTTGATGGCTCTCTGCCGCTCTCTGCCCTCCACCTGCCGCTGACGCTCAAGCTCCGCCTCCCGCAGACGCTGTTGCTCCGCCTCCCGCAGACGCAGGTTCGAGATCTGCAACACAGAAAACCAGGCTCTTACCCAACATAGGTCTGGTATTCAAGGTACTGCCATTTATTTAGTGGTATTTTTTGTGGTATTATTATCTAACCTGCAGACAAACCTAACCGATGTTGATTCGGAGTTGTGttaatgttacaaaattaaattaatgtacagtaaaatataaGATACGTAAGATATATAAGATAAgtgttatttagtttttattaataaattagttttaatattttttgttttgtttttatatttatgtatatatacatatataaactctattttcatttgaaatcaaataaaaaataaaacttttgtaattttctattaatttttttaatacgtctgtaaaaaaataaataaaaaaatgttgctttggcaactcgCTGAAATACAACACTTGTAATTAAgttctttatatttaaaaactatatatatttttagatttttcagataacattaattttatttcaattgaaaaaatatttatgtatttttttaagttacgGTTTTAGTTTAAGCTACCTAAAAAAAGGTTCCACCTTTAGTATAATCTTTACTGACGAGATTTTTTCACTGGAAATTTACTTTAAGTTAAATTTCACTTCAACTCATTTTATAAAATCTTCTCTATTTAAATCTCATTTAACTTAATGAATGAATCTGAAGATGAAAATCATTATTTCGATGAGTTGGTAATAGAAAAGATTACTGTATATTGTCATGACTTTTTACAGttgatttcaaacatttttgctttaacaaaaaaaattaaagctgcacatttctgcttttaaactcTCTGGAATCCAGAACcggttttaaagcatttattgattatttaaacaaGCCAAAATGATTTCCTGTGTTAATGGACATTATGTCAGAGATGCTGTTGATAAAGCTCAACTCGAGCTCAATCTGGAAGATTTCTGAAACATCAGATCCATTCAGACTCACTTTCAATCTGTGTCTGTGTTCCTCTCGCAGCTTCTCCTGTCGACCGAGACTCTCCTGTGCCCTTTAAACACAAAACACGGCTTTAACAACTAACTGATACAGCACATGATTCAAGACACATGGCATGTAATCATCTCAACTGGTAAATGAGAATGAACAGATCAGAAACCCGTACCCTTTCTCCATCATGTCTCTCATACTCTGTTGctcctgtctctgtttgagctccaTTAGTTCCTCGTAGCGTTTGAGCTGCTCAGACTCACAGATAGAGACGCTGGCCACCAGCCGCTCCTGCTGCTCCTGTCTGAGACTCAGCTCCGCCTGGGAAAGGAAACACACGTGCATTACATTCATCAATgatagaagtctcttctgctcaccaaggctgcatgcatttaattcatgaaaatacagtcaaattggtaaaacatttgtacaatttaaaccaCTTTTTAATATTAGGATATACTGTAAAAtggattttatttctgtgatgcacagctgtattttcggcatcattcctccagtcttcagtgtcacgtgattgtcagaaatcattctgatttgctgctcaagaaacatttctgattatcattaACGTTGAAAAAcagttgcttcatattttttgtggatgcatttgatttttcaggattctctaaAGAACAAAACGTTCAAAAGAAGAGAATCTTCTGAAATATTATAAAcacatcaatttaatgcatctttgctgaaaacggtattctttcaaaaaaactaaaaaagtgcaCGGAAACATTTTGATCGTAAGGTTCCAGGTGTGTTACCTTTGCTCTGGCCTTGTGTTTGTGCTCACACATGAGGATGCAGCCGGCCATCTGTGTGGCTCTGGGAGACAGGACGGAAATCGCCGGAGGTGAGCTTGCTACAGGACTCACAGCAGAATCCTCCTCCGGTATTCCTTCAGCTTTCTGAgatcaaaaataaatgaagacaaaaaacCCCAaacaattaactaaattaaatgaatatgaattataGCTTTGATTTAAACTAATAAAGTCCTGATGAAAGAAAAGTAGCAATAGATCCTTTCTTCTGAGTATATCAGCTTATCGAGAAATAAAAGTAGGATGGGGTCTTTGTTTTCTGCATCCAAGCTGTTTATCGGATGTGATTACAAATCAGCTTAAACCAGATTATCTTGAAGTTCccagttaagttgtccaaagctGTTATGCAATGAAATTTGCACACTTACAGTGGGGcttgaaagtttgggcacccctgtttgttctgaacagttaaacggttcttcagaaaaatctttaaggtcctgcagattcttcagttttccagcatctttgcattttttaacgctttccagcagtgactttatgattttgagatacatcttatcacactgaggacatttgagggactcacacacaactattaaaaaaggttcaaacgttcactgatgctccagaaggaaacaagatgcattaagagctgggggtgaaaacttttggaatttgaagatcaaggtaaattgtacttaatttgtgtaccgggaaacatacaagtatcttctgttgcttacgtaGGGCAGAactatctcaaaatcataaagtcactgctggaaagggttaaaatatgcgaaagatgctggaaaactgaagaatctgcaggaccttaaagatttttctgaagaacgctgctcagtttaactgttcagaacaaacaagggactcatgcacaaccatcacaaaacagaaagacagtcgaggatcatcaggtaacagaagttacagaacacagtactaagaaccaagggttcccaaacttttgaatgggcttatttgaataatttcagcaaattttctttgtcttgtggactaaatgcaAATGTCTCTTATGTAAAGTATCTTACTCagggcagtactaaataaaaaataacatgcatttagtatgatctctctttcaatttttgaaaattattcacatttttacagattctgcTAGGGGTCGAGCCCCACTGTACATCTCTGTTAAAGCTCAAACTTTCATGAGCGATTCTGAAACTCGGTTTTGCAACACTCAAGTTATTGTCTGTGGTATGAATAAATCACATCACCTGCTCATCCTCCTCAGCGTGAATGGGAGATGAGATCTGTCTGGGACTGATGGGAGCTGAAGCAAGATCTCGTGAAATCTCGGGACTCGTATCTCGAACACATGAGGACAGAGAGCGGGTCTTGAGCAGCGGACGAGGGCTCAGTCTCTTCAGAATCTGTCCTGAGAGACGAGACAGACTGGACACCTCGACACAGCCCGCCAGAATATCCTAAAAACAGACCAGGGTTACAAGAAATCAGACAGGACTCAATCATTTGATTCAATactttaaagttttagtattaaTGAACACTTCGATTTCGGTTTTAGATGAAGGAGAGCACAAACGTCCAGCGAATGTGACCAAGACAAATAAGTACATTTAATGACATTTGTCttgtttatgaatgtttttaaccctttctaaaat
Proteins encoded:
- the si:ch211-51h9.7 gene encoding protein cereblon homolog, yielding MLLKKFPAALCVVALWCGWVRFALGCSGLLLCRSCGHEVAEDADLRFVPSRLALSHRNHTVLGGKRVSVQLFENPQGFQFEVVTFARADVLKHWPADSHFSWYPGHAWTVATCPRCKTHLGWAFQPSDWPRTVTREEFEGSDQTFVALIIDRLLQEHFASTLLMTPKSFRS
- the gle1 gene encoding mRNA export factor GLE1 codes for the protein MPSESLRFETLEALKNSPKGKLKYSPDWLEKGEDILAGCVEVSSLSRLSGQILKRLSPRPLLKTRSLSSCVRDTSPEISRDLASAPISPRQISSPIHAEEDEQKAEGIPEEDSAVSPVASSPPAISVLSPRATQMAGCILMCEHKHKARAKAELSLRQEQQERLVASVSICESEQLKRYEELMELKQRQEQQSMRDMMEKGAQESLGRQEKLREEHRHRLKISNLRLREAEQQRLREAELERQRQVEGRERQRAINAIQEEVLQLNQLLQPRPSTHTDPALDHTPYITRGNQLCSQVSEVVPSSADGQFPSVEDLTVAERALQEMRSLVRNLQGEVAQAAERKRREQEEEEEKKKRHEELKAQQEEQKKTAALSAKEKPKREGLQTGADESTLKWYSVLQEAANQCAQAFDEISRAKDTQTKKLKMELQKAATTPVSQIANISGAPLKEAFEKIDKLLSSRPVTSAGKTVSTSQHPQGLEFVSYKLAEKFVKQGEEEVASNHSAAFPIAAVASGIWELHPKIGELILAHLHKKCPYAVPHYPPMERGTSVEDYQKILGYRVDDSKVEGQDSFLKRMSGMIRLYAAIIQMRWPYTGKQGPHPHGLNHGWRWLAQILNMEPLADITATILFDFLEVCGNALMKLYRGQFWKLILLIYEEYFPRIEAVTSTGQMGSVTRLKQFLETSLRTKQIPVPKSELGSAFFSS